Proteins from one Brevibacillus humidisoli genomic window:
- the hepT gene encoding type VII toxin-antitoxin system HepT family RNase toxin: MYNLNTDRIESVLLHLEERLRLLRTLINAPDADILSDQTVVAAIERALHTTIEAIVDTGNALIDGFIMRDPGSYTDIVEILRDERVLDDQSAAVLTELVAFRKELVHNYTDVPQLEMIRLVRVSLDSLARFSSAVRQYIKQELF, from the coding sequence GCACCTGGAGGAAAGACTTCGGCTGCTGCGTACGTTGATCAACGCGCCGGACGCTGATATTTTGTCAGATCAAACTGTGGTTGCTGCGATTGAGCGGGCACTGCACACGACGATTGAAGCGATTGTGGATACGGGCAATGCTTTGATTGACGGATTTATCATGCGCGATCCGGGCAGCTATACGGACATCGTGGAAATTTTGCGGGACGAACGAGTGCTTGATGATCAATCCGCTGCTGTACTTACTGAGCTTGTTGCCTTTCGAAAAGAGCTGGTACACAATTATACGGACGTACCACAACTGGAAATGATCCGGCTGGTACGTGTCTCACTCGATTCGCTTGCCCGGTTTTCGTCGGCAGTTAGGCAGTATATCAAGCAGGAGTTATTCTAA
- a CDS encoding helix-turn-helix transcriptional regulator, whose protein sequence is MSTEQTSTRNQILHMLKTKGPLPVSDMAIELGITEMAVRRHLNTLERDNLIKSSLVRQAMGRPTNVYSLSEEADELFPRNYHDLTLDFLHDLQDVDGPDKVEKLFRRREDRLEQNYRTYVQGDLKQRVAALAELQNQKGYMVEWEHDDKNGTYYLKEYNCPISQVARQFHHACNCELSLFRRVLDAEVEQTSCMAKGGDNCVYRIKDRSG, encoded by the coding sequence GTGAGTACTGAACAGACGTCCACTCGTAACCAAATCTTGCATATGTTAAAAACAAAGGGACCACTCCCTGTGAGTGATATGGCGATTGAACTCGGGATTACGGAAATGGCTGTACGCCGCCATTTGAATACCCTTGAAAGGGACAACCTGATCAAATCTTCGCTCGTACGACAGGCGATGGGGAGACCGACCAACGTGTATTCCCTCTCCGAAGAAGCGGATGAATTGTTTCCGCGCAACTACCATGATTTGACGCTGGATTTCCTGCACGATCTGCAGGACGTAGACGGGCCGGACAAAGTGGAGAAACTGTTCCGCCGTCGCGAGGATCGCCTGGAACAAAACTACCGCACGTATGTCCAAGGAGACCTGAAACAGCGAGTTGCCGCTCTGGCAGAACTGCAAAACCAGAAAGGCTACATGGTGGAATGGGAACATGACGACAAGAACGGCACGTATTACCTGAAAGAATACAATTGTCCGATCTCCCAGGTTGCTAGGCAGTTTCACCATGCTTGCAACTGCGAGCTTTCCCTGTTTCGCCGCGTCCTCGACGCTGAGGTGGAACAGACGTCCTGCATGGCCAAAGGGGGAGACAATTGTGTCTACCGGATCAAAGACAGGTCCGGCTGA
- a CDS encoding phosphatidylglycerophosphatase A yields MNAATINGGDVYRNAIQLLQQRGVQLEDIAELVMFLQKDYIPDLERQTCLDSVQAVLQKREVQNALLTGIQLDMLAEQNRLISPLQEMMMRDEPLYGVDEVMSLAILNIYGSIGLTNYGYIDKLKYGILERLNDKQYGVHTFLDDLVGAIAAAASSRIAHNYYEREEERQHMKERFNQTVK; encoded by the coding sequence TTGAACGCTGCGACAATCAACGGTGGTGACGTGTACCGCAACGCGATTCAACTCCTGCAGCAGCGCGGTGTACAGCTTGAGGATATTGCCGAATTGGTCATGTTTTTGCAAAAAGACTACATCCCTGATCTGGAACGGCAGACCTGTCTGGACAGTGTGCAGGCTGTTCTGCAGAAGCGCGAAGTACAAAATGCCTTGCTAACCGGTATTCAGTTAGACATGCTGGCCGAACAAAACCGGTTGATCTCTCCGCTGCAGGAGATGATGATGCGGGATGAACCCTTGTATGGTGTAGATGAGGTCATGTCTTTAGCTATTCTCAACATTTACGGAAGTATCGGGTTAACCAATTACGGCTACATCGACAAGTTGAAGTACGGTATCCTGGAACGCTTAAACGACAAGCAGTATGGTGTCCATACCTTTTTGGATGACCTCGTCGGTGCAATCGCCGCGGCAGCGTCAAGTCGGATCGCCCACAATTACTATGAGCGGGAAGAAGAACGGCAGCACATGAAAGAGCGTTTCAATCAAACCGTGAAATGA
- a CDS encoding TIGR01457 family HAD-type hydrolase has translation MKQYEAFLLDLDGTIYRGSQVIPEAVRFVQALKREQIPFLYLTNNSSATPQVIAERLTAMGLPTTEKEVYTSSLATAAFLRQRLAPGTPLYIIGEAGLRTALEQADFVVDDQQPQAVVIGIDRTFSYDKLAVASRAIRQGALFVATNGDAALPTERGLAPGNGSLVAAIRVASGVEPIVIGKPNKWVVDFALQRLGTKRERTLVVGDNLHTDIEAAANSGMDSLLVLTGFSTIDDAHEHPVRPTYTASDLWSWWTK, from the coding sequence ATGAAACAATACGAAGCCTTTTTGCTTGATCTTGACGGGACGATTTATCGGGGCAGCCAGGTGATTCCAGAAGCAGTCCGATTTGTACAGGCCCTGAAGCGGGAACAGATTCCCTTTCTCTATCTGACCAATAACTCCTCGGCGACTCCGCAGGTGATCGCTGAGCGGCTAACCGCCATGGGGCTGCCGACAACGGAAAAAGAGGTGTACACTTCTAGCTTGGCCACTGCTGCTTTTCTGCGGCAGCGGTTGGCGCCAGGCACCCCTCTGTATATCATCGGTGAAGCAGGGCTGCGCACGGCGTTGGAGCAGGCTGACTTCGTCGTGGATGATCAGCAGCCCCAAGCCGTCGTCATCGGCATCGATCGTACATTCAGCTATGATAAACTGGCGGTCGCCTCCCGTGCGATCCGGCAAGGGGCGCTATTCGTGGCGACCAATGGCGATGCCGCCCTGCCGACTGAGAGGGGGTTGGCCCCAGGCAACGGATCACTAGTGGCAGCCATACGTGTCGCCTCTGGCGTAGAACCGATTGTGATCGGCAAGCCGAACAAGTGGGTTGTTGACTTCGCGTTGCAGCGATTAGGAACAAAGCGGGAGCGGACGTTAGTGGTCGGCGACAACCTGCATACGGATATTGAGGCGGCTGCCAACAGCGGCATGGACAGTCTGCTGGTGTTGACCGGTTTCTCTACCATCGATGATGCGCACGAGCATCCGGTTCGGCCAACCTACACCGCTTCCGATCTATGGAGCTGGTGGACGAAGTGA
- a CDS encoding bifunctional cystathionine gamma-lyase/homocysteine desulfhydrase has protein sequence MRLKTKLIHGGIDGDAQTGAVVVPIYQVSTYKQEAIGKHKGFEYSRTGNPTRHALETYIAEVEGGSRGFAFGSGMAALSTILSLFNKGDHLVVGDDVYGGTYRVITRVFTRLGLEVTYVDTSDLEAVKQAIQPQTRAIILETPTNPLLKVSDIEAVAGIAKEKGVLLVVDNTFMTPYWQNPLDLGADIVYHSATKYLGGHSDVVAGLAVTKDPQLGEDLHFLQNSIGAVLGPQDSWLLLRGMKTLGIRMEEHEANTRTLAKWLAERNDINRVNYPGLPSHPGHELAKRQARGFGGMISFDVGSGERAESVLAKVKYFTLAESLGAVESLISVPARMTHASIPPERRQELGITDGLVRISVGIEDVQDLIDDLEQALA, from the coding sequence ATGCGGCTAAAAACAAAGTTGATTCACGGTGGAATAGACGGTGACGCTCAGACAGGAGCTGTTGTCGTCCCCATTTACCAGGTCAGTACCTATAAGCAAGAAGCGATCGGTAAGCACAAGGGATTTGAGTACTCCCGTACCGGCAATCCGACCCGACATGCGTTGGAAACCTATATCGCGGAAGTAGAGGGCGGTAGTCGCGGCTTTGCTTTCGGCTCGGGTATGGCGGCGCTATCGACCATCTTGTCTTTGTTTAACAAAGGAGATCACCTCGTGGTTGGCGACGACGTTTACGGGGGGACGTATCGAGTCATTACACGCGTCTTCACCCGTCTCGGGCTGGAAGTGACGTACGTTGATACCAGTGATCTGGAAGCAGTCAAGCAGGCGATTCAGCCCCAGACACGTGCGATTATTCTGGAGACACCGACCAACCCGCTGCTCAAAGTGAGCGATATCGAAGCGGTAGCCGGCATCGCCAAAGAAAAAGGAGTGCTGCTCGTTGTCGATAATACCTTTATGACACCGTACTGGCAGAATCCGCTCGATCTAGGTGCCGATATCGTCTACCACAGTGCGACCAAGTACCTGGGCGGGCACAGTGACGTTGTAGCCGGATTGGCGGTAACCAAAGATCCTCAGCTTGGCGAAGACTTGCACTTCTTGCAAAACTCGATTGGCGCTGTCTTGGGTCCGCAAGATTCCTGGCTTCTGCTCAGGGGGATGAAAACGCTGGGAATCCGGATGGAGGAACATGAGGCCAATACTAGAACGCTTGCCAAGTGGCTGGCAGAGAGAAACGACATCAACCGGGTCAATTATCCTGGTTTGCCCAGCCATCCCGGGCACGAACTGGCCAAGCGTCAAGCACGCGGATTCGGCGGTATGATTTCATTTGACGTCGGCAGCGGAGAGCGTGCGGAAAGTGTGCTGGCCAAAGTAAAGTATTTTACGCTGGCCGAATCACTCGGAGCGGTTGAGAGCTTAATCAGCGTACCCGCACGAATGACACATGCCTCCATCCCGCCAGAGAGACGGCAGGAACTGGGGATTACCGACGGTCTGGTCCGCATTTCGGTAGGCATTGAGGATGTACAGGACTTGATCGATGATCTGGAACAGGCGCTTGCCTGA
- a CDS encoding NifU family protein: MTIMDQVEEVLDKLRPFLQRDGGDVELVDVEDGIVKLRLMGACGSCPSSTITLKAGIERALFEEVPGVKEVQQVF, from the coding sequence ATGACCATTATGGATCAAGTGGAAGAAGTATTGGATAAACTTCGTCCGTTCCTGCAGCGCGATGGTGGTGACGTCGAGCTGGTCGATGTGGAAGACGGAATCGTTAAACTGCGCCTTATGGGAGCATGCGGCAGCTGCCCTTCCTCCACCATCACCCTGAAAGCGGGTATCGAGCGGGCGCTGTTTGAAGAAGTACCTGGCGTCAAAGAAGTCCAACAAGTATTTTAA
- the cysK gene encoding cysteine synthase A has translation MNVYRNVKELIGNTPIVELTQFPLPEGVRLFAKLEFYNPGGSVKDRLGLELIRAAEESGELKPGGTIIEPTAGNTGIGVALAAVGTGYRVIFCVPEKFSEEKQELMRALGAEVVNTPTEQGIKGAIAKAKELAATIPDSYVPQQFANSANPEAHYKTTGPEIWEQMDGQVHVFVAGAGSGGTFMGAARYLKGKNPAVKTVIVEPEGSILNGGEPGPHKAEGIGMEFLPVFMDTTYFDAIYTIEDVESFDLVKQLAAKEGLLVGSSSGAAMAAALREAKQAEPGTNIVTIFPDSSERYLSKKIYQGGI, from the coding sequence GTGAATGTCTATCGCAATGTAAAAGAACTGATCGGGAACACTCCCATTGTGGAACTAACTCAGTTTCCACTTCCCGAAGGAGTCCGGCTGTTTGCCAAGCTGGAGTTTTACAACCCTGGCGGCAGTGTGAAGGACCGTTTGGGATTGGAATTGATTCGTGCTGCAGAGGAGAGCGGTGAACTGAAGCCAGGCGGCACAATTATTGAACCGACTGCGGGCAATACCGGCATTGGGGTGGCGCTTGCAGCGGTTGGCACCGGCTATCGGGTCATTTTCTGTGTGCCCGAGAAGTTTTCCGAAGAAAAACAGGAACTGATGCGTGCGCTGGGAGCGGAAGTAGTCAATACGCCTACGGAGCAGGGTATCAAAGGGGCTATTGCAAAAGCCAAGGAACTGGCTGCCACGATCCCTGATTCGTATGTACCACAGCAATTCGCCAATTCGGCCAATCCCGAGGCACACTACAAGACGACTGGCCCGGAGATCTGGGAGCAGATGGACGGACAGGTGCATGTGTTCGTGGCTGGTGCCGGGTCAGGTGGAACATTTATGGGGGCAGCTCGCTATCTAAAGGGGAAAAACCCGGCGGTAAAGACGGTCATTGTCGAGCCGGAGGGGTCGATCCTAAACGGGGGCGAGCCAGGGCCGCACAAGGCGGAAGGAATCGGTATGGAATTCTTGCCTGTATTTATGGATACGACGTATTTTGACGCCATTTATACGATTGAGGATGTAGAATCGTTTGATTTGGTCAAGCAGCTGGCAGCAAAAGAGGGGCTGCTGGTGGGCAGTTCTTCGGGTGCAGCGATGGCAGCTGCTCTGCGAGAAGCAAAACAGGCAGAGCCGGGGACGAATATTGTGACCATCTTCCCCGACAGCAGCGAGCGCTATTTGAGTAAAAAAATTTATCAGGGAGGGATCTGA
- a CDS encoding alpha/beta hydrolase has product MVWVLISAAAVVLVLGAGAVIGIALTVGWRLTHPPRKPISMEPERFGMASYQTVLFPSQDHKILLSGWYISADDNGVKNNGCTLIFAHGYGQNRLEPHLPALSLASRLLAKGYDILMFDFRNAGLSEGEVTTVGLYEQRDLLGAIDYVSHHYPQQQIALIGFSMGAATSLLVAGVDHRVKAVVADSPFYSLWDYLQENLPHWTGLPHFPFNMIILTLIPLLLRANPRSVQPYRSAAGLAPRPVLLIHGTGDETVPFQDSCRLLETINHPCAEMWLVPGTGHVRSYAAYPEEYTERVLSFLERSVQDRPDEQWSQGDGGKRKTPSSP; this is encoded by the coding sequence ATGGTTTGGGTGCTCATAAGTGCAGCAGCAGTCGTCTTGGTACTGGGAGCGGGAGCGGTGATCGGAATTGCACTTACCGTCGGCTGGAGACTGACGCATCCGCCTCGCAAACCAATCAGTATGGAGCCGGAAAGGTTCGGTATGGCCAGCTATCAGACGGTTCTCTTTCCCAGTCAAGATCACAAGATTTTGCTGAGTGGTTGGTATATCAGCGCAGATGACAATGGTGTGAAAAACAACGGCTGCACACTGATCTTCGCCCATGGATATGGACAGAATAGATTGGAGCCGCATCTGCCTGCGCTTTCTCTGGCCAGCAGGCTTTTGGCGAAGGGATACGACATCCTCATGTTTGATTTCCGCAATGCCGGTTTGTCGGAAGGAGAAGTAACAACGGTAGGATTGTATGAACAGCGCGATCTGCTCGGGGCGATTGATTATGTCAGCCATCACTATCCGCAGCAGCAGATCGCGCTCATTGGGTTTTCTATGGGAGCGGCTACGTCTCTGCTGGTTGCGGGAGTGGATCATCGGGTCAAAGCAGTGGTAGCTGATTCTCCTTTCTACTCCCTTTGGGACTATCTGCAGGAAAACCTGCCGCACTGGACGGGGTTGCCTCACTTTCCGTTCAACATGATTATTCTCACACTGATTCCGCTGCTGCTGCGCGCCAACCCACGCAGCGTCCAGCCGTATCGCTCAGCAGCGGGACTAGCTCCTCGACCTGTCCTTTTGATTCACGGGACGGGTGACGAGACGGTGCCCTTTCAGGATAGCTGTCGGCTGCTGGAGACGATCAACCATCCGTGTGCTGAGATGTGGCTTGTTCCCGGCACCGGCCACGTACGCAGTTATGCCGCATACCCGGAGGAATATACGGAACGCGTCCTTTCCTTTTTGGAGCGGAGCGTACAGGACAGACCCGATGAACAATGGAGCCAAGGAGACGGAGGAAAAAGGAAAACCCCTTCTTCGCCATAG